One genomic region from Actinocatenispora thailandica encodes:
- the mshC gene encoding cysteine--1-D-myo-inosityl 2-amino-2-deoxy-alpha-D-glucopyranoside ligase, whose amino-acid sequence MDTWSAPELPRLPGTGTQLRLYDTASRSVRPAAPADVARLYVCGITPYDATHLGHAATMIAFDLINRAWRDDGHPVRYVQNVTDVDDPLLERAERDGIDWVALAQRETELFRSDMAALRVLPPDHYVGAVESIPRIAELVGRLLTDDAAYRIDDGTGDVYFDVAAAKRFGYESNYDRETMLALSAERGGDPERAGKRDPLDPLLWRTAREGEPSWDSPLGAGRPGWHIECAVIALQRLGNRIDVQGGGNDLIFPHHEMSAAHAETLTEAWPFAEHYVHAGMIGWQGEKMSKSKGNLVLVSTLLARGEEPAAIRLSLLDGHYRTDREWTERQLDAARERLAAWRAGVARPAGPDGAALLSRLRERVADDLDTPGALAVVDDWCVAEGTDTAAPALVADAVDALLGVRL is encoded by the coding sequence ATGGATACCTGGTCGGCGCCCGAGCTGCCCCGTCTTCCCGGCACCGGAACGCAGCTGCGGCTGTACGACACGGCGAGCCGGTCGGTGCGCCCGGCCGCACCTGCCGACGTGGCCCGGCTCTACGTGTGCGGCATCACGCCGTACGACGCGACCCACCTCGGTCATGCCGCCACGATGATCGCGTTCGACCTGATCAACCGTGCCTGGCGGGACGACGGTCACCCGGTGCGGTATGTGCAGAACGTCACCGACGTGGACGACCCGCTGCTGGAGCGCGCGGAGCGCGACGGCATCGACTGGGTGGCGCTGGCCCAGCGGGAGACCGAGCTGTTCCGCAGCGACATGGCGGCGTTGCGGGTGCTGCCGCCGGATCACTACGTCGGCGCGGTGGAATCCATTCCGCGCATCGCCGAGTTGGTCGGCCGACTGCTCACCGACGACGCCGCGTACCGGATCGACGACGGTACCGGCGACGTCTACTTCGACGTGGCCGCCGCGAAGCGCTTCGGGTACGAGTCGAACTACGACCGGGAGACGATGCTCGCGCTGTCCGCCGAGCGCGGCGGCGACCCGGAACGTGCGGGCAAGCGGGATCCGCTCGACCCGCTGCTGTGGCGCACCGCCCGCGAGGGCGAGCCGAGCTGGGATTCCCCGTTGGGCGCCGGCCGGCCCGGCTGGCACATCGAGTGCGCAGTGATCGCGCTGCAGCGGTTGGGCAACCGGATCGACGTCCAGGGCGGCGGCAACGACCTGATCTTCCCGCACCACGAGATGTCCGCCGCGCACGCCGAGACGCTGACCGAGGCGTGGCCGTTCGCCGAGCACTACGTGCACGCCGGGATGATCGGCTGGCAGGGCGAGAAGATGTCGAAGTCCAAGGGCAACCTGGTGCTGGTCTCGACGTTGCTGGCCCGCGGCGAGGAGCCGGCGGCGATCCGGCTCAGCCTGCTCGACGGCCACTACCGCACCGACCGGGAGTGGACCGAACGGCAGCTCGACGCCGCGCGGGAGCGGCTCGCGGCCTGGCGGGCCGGGGTGGCGCGGCCGGCCGGGCCGGACGGCGCCGCGCTGCTGTCCCGGCTGCGCGAGCGGGTCGCCGACGACCTGGACACCCCGGGCGCGCTCGCCGTCGTCGACGACTGGTGTGTCGCCGAGGGGACCGACACGGCCGCGCCCGCGCTGGTCGCCGACGCGGTCGACGCGCTGCTCGGCGTGCGCCTCTGA
- a CDS encoding acyltransferase domain-containing protein produces the protein MGEIAELTRFTALAPEQTGWLAELAAATGPDVALPDETEARRLLTLMQIPAGDHAEALAAAPDPDRDPQLWWLLQHGRRLLAERLGDQAPLARWPELPDRLGAAGRWFYLWTFLAATPQLLAYHQRHGVDAAVSAATLADLGSKAVLRRRTRGAPGLDKQDWFTLHHRGLLYALGRLQFNVSRIRDEAADLAPGTPCLGTHIPETGPMTPADCDASFAAAPEFFAAHFGTRYRIATCTSWLLDDQLAEYLPAGSNILRFQRRFRLVDEPFAASLDGDANVLEFVFRRVDPDLDALPRDTTLQRAVVDHLRAGRHWRVRTGYLHLAAD, from the coding sequence ATGGGCGAGATCGCCGAGCTGACGCGCTTCACGGCGCTGGCACCGGAGCAGACCGGCTGGCTGGCCGAGCTGGCCGCCGCGACCGGCCCCGACGTGGCGCTGCCGGACGAGACCGAGGCCCGCCGGCTCCTCACGCTGATGCAGATCCCCGCCGGCGACCACGCCGAGGCGCTCGCCGCCGCGCCGGATCCCGACCGGGACCCGCAACTGTGGTGGTTGCTGCAGCACGGCCGGCGGCTGCTCGCCGAGCGACTCGGCGACCAGGCACCGCTCGCCCGCTGGCCGGAGCTGCCGGACCGGCTCGGCGCCGCCGGCCGCTGGTTCTACCTGTGGACGTTCCTCGCCGCCACCCCGCAGCTGCTGGCCTACCACCAACGGCACGGTGTCGACGCCGCGGTCAGCGCCGCGACGCTGGCCGACCTGGGTTCGAAGGCGGTGCTGCGTCGCCGCACCCGGGGCGCCCCCGGGCTGGACAAGCAGGACTGGTTCACGCTGCACCACCGGGGCCTGCTGTACGCGCTGGGCCGGCTGCAGTTCAACGTGTCCCGGATCCGTGACGAGGCCGCCGACCTCGCGCCCGGCACGCCGTGCCTCGGCACCCACATCCCGGAGACCGGCCCGATGACACCGGCCGACTGCGACGCGTCGTTCGCCGCCGCGCCGGAATTCTTCGCCGCGCACTTCGGCACCCGGTACCGGATCGCCACCTGCACCTCCTGGCTGCTGGACGATCAGCTCGCCGAGTACCTGCCGGCCGGGTCGAACATCCTGCGCTTCCAGCGGCGGTTCCGGCTGGTCGACGAGCCGTTCGCGGCCAGCCTGGACGGCGATGCGAACGTGCTGGAGTTCGTGTTCCGCCGGGTCGACCCGGACCTCGACGCGCTGCCCCGGGACACCACGCTGCAACGCGCGGTCGTCGACCACCTGCGGGCGGGCCGGCACTGGCGGGTCCGGACCGGCTACCTGCATCTGGCCGCGGACTGA
- a CDS encoding NAD-dependent epimerase/dehydratase family protein, translating into MTTASTHVVLGGNGVIGRETLRALIGLGVPAASVGRRPAGVDQVRSITADLLDPAAVERAVAGAEVAYLTAGLPYSARVWANQWPVIVRNAIDAAIAHGTHLVYFDNVYAYGRVDGPMTERTPVDPSSRKGRVRAAALDLLDRAVAERGLVRTVGRSADFYGPGATTSVFNTYALDRITAGKAGIWLFDSDQPHSMSYTPDMGAALAILGTDPAARGHVWHLPTAPALTGRQYLELAGGPGRTMTAGTIRLGALFDGGARETLEMGYQYTAPYLFDSTAFETAFSMTPTPTADGIAASLGAVRAAG; encoded by the coding sequence ATGACCACTGCCAGTACCCACGTCGTTCTCGGCGGCAACGGCGTCATCGGCCGCGAAACCCTGCGCGCGCTGATCGGTCTCGGTGTGCCGGCCGCGTCGGTCGGCCGCCGGCCGGCCGGCGTCGACCAGGTCCGGTCGATCACCGCCGACCTGCTCGACCCCGCCGCCGTCGAGCGGGCCGTCGCCGGGGCGGAGGTCGCCTACCTCACCGCCGGGCTGCCGTACTCCGCCCGGGTGTGGGCCAACCAGTGGCCGGTCATCGTGCGGAACGCGATCGACGCGGCGATCGCGCACGGCACCCACCTGGTGTACTTCGACAACGTGTACGCATACGGACGGGTCGACGGGCCGATGACCGAGCGGACGCCGGTCGACCCCAGCAGCCGGAAGGGGCGGGTGCGGGCCGCCGCGCTCGACCTGCTCGACCGGGCCGTCGCCGAACGCGGGCTGGTCCGCACCGTCGGGCGCAGTGCCGACTTCTACGGCCCCGGCGCGACCACCAGCGTGTTCAACACCTACGCGCTGGACCGGATCACCGCCGGCAAGGCCGGTATCTGGCTGTTCGACAGCGACCAACCGCACTCGATGTCCTACACCCCGGACATGGGCGCCGCGCTCGCGATCCTCGGTACCGACCCGGCGGCGCGCGGTCACGTCTGGCACCTGCCCACCGCGCCGGCGCTCACCGGCCGCCAGTACCTGGAACTCGCCGGTGGGCCGGGCCGGACCATGACCGCCGGGACGATCCGGCTCGGCGCGCTGTTCGACGGTGGCGCCCGGGAGACGCTGGAGATGGGGTACCAGTACACCGCGCCGTACCTGTTCGACTCGACCGCGTTCGAGACGGCGTTCTCGATGACGCCGACCCCGACGGCGGACGGCATCGCCGCCTCGCTCGGCGCGGTCCGGGCGGCCGGCTGA
- a CDS encoding PAC2 family protein: MTEFDGLPVLRSPVLIASFEGWNDAADAATAVVDHLRTAWQAHLIDQIDPESYYDFQVTRPTVTMSESGPDVIEWPTSRFYLCRLPEAEHDVVLLRGIEPNMRWKSFCDDILDVCHRLEIDQVVLLGALLADVPFSQPLPITGSARDPELMRRLSLAPTKYEGPTGVVGVLHEAAEHAELDVISFWAHVPHYVSQPPCPKATLALLHRVEEVLDLPVPTGNLEADAADWEEQVRELVASDSEIAEYVQSLEQRDDEPGLEPLSGDEIAKEFEKYLRRRGGGPAAR, translated from the coding sequence GTGACCGAGTTCGACGGACTTCCCGTGCTGCGCTCCCCCGTGTTGATCGCCTCGTTCGAGGGGTGGAACGACGCCGCCGACGCCGCGACGGCGGTGGTGGACCACCTGCGCACGGCGTGGCAAGCGCACCTGATCGACCAGATCGACCCGGAGAGCTACTACGACTTCCAGGTCACCCGGCCGACGGTGACGATGTCCGAATCCGGCCCGGACGTGATCGAGTGGCCGACCAGCCGGTTCTACCTCTGCCGGCTGCCCGAGGCCGAGCACGACGTGGTCCTGCTGCGGGGCATCGAGCCGAACATGCGCTGGAAGAGCTTCTGCGACGACATCCTCGACGTGTGCCACCGGCTGGAGATCGACCAGGTGGTCCTGCTGGGCGCGCTGCTCGCCGACGTTCCGTTCAGCCAGCCGCTGCCGATCACCGGTAGCGCCCGGGACCCGGAGCTGATGCGTCGGCTCTCCCTCGCCCCCACCAAGTACGAGGGGCCGACCGGCGTGGTCGGGGTGCTGCACGAGGCCGCCGAGCACGCCGAGCTGGACGTGATCTCGTTCTGGGCGCACGTGCCGCACTACGTCAGCCAGCCGCCCTGCCCGAAGGCCACGCTCGCGCTGCTGCACCGGGTCGAGGAGGTGCTCGACCTGCCGGTGCCGACCGGCAACCTGGAGGCCGACGCGGCCGACTGGGAGGAGCAGGTGCGCGAACTCGTCGCGTCCGACTCCGAGATCGCCGAGTACGTGCAGTCGCTGGAGCAGCGCGACGACGAGCCCGGCCTGGAGCCGCTGTCCGGCGACGAGATCGCCAAGGAGTTCGAGAAGTACCTGCGGCGCCGCGGCGGCGGCCCCGCCGCCCGCTGA
- a CDS encoding SCO1664 family protein: MSDPVADPVRTPRLAAEAAERLLRHGSIEPEGLLPGSSNASLRAVITLDDVRARCVYKPVRGERPLWDFPDGTLAGREVGAYLVSAATGWGVVPPTVLRDGPFGPGACQLWIDTDDEADPVGFVPADEVPAGWRPIAAARGEAGERYVLAHAPDERLAKMAVFDVVVNNADRKGGHVLPGTDGRLYGVDHGVCFHAEDKLRTVLWGWAGEPLPAGVTDTLRELRDALAGPLGDQLAEHLTRPEVRATRLRADRLLAGGRFPMPGDDWPALPWPPV, encoded by the coding sequence GTGAGCGATCCGGTGGCCGATCCGGTCCGTACCCCGCGGCTGGCGGCCGAGGCGGCGGAACGGCTGCTGCGGCACGGGTCGATCGAGCCGGAGGGGTTGCTGCCCGGCTCCTCCAACGCCAGCCTGCGGGCGGTGATCACGCTCGACGACGTGCGCGCCCGCTGCGTGTACAAGCCGGTGCGGGGCGAGCGCCCGCTCTGGGACTTCCCGGACGGCACGCTCGCCGGCCGGGAGGTCGGTGCCTACCTGGTGTCCGCCGCGACCGGGTGGGGCGTGGTGCCGCCGACGGTGCTGCGGGACGGTCCGTTCGGTCCGGGTGCCTGCCAGCTGTGGATCGACACCGACGACGAGGCCGACCCGGTCGGGTTCGTGCCCGCCGACGAGGTGCCGGCCGGGTGGCGGCCGATCGCGGCGGCCCGGGGCGAGGCCGGCGAGCGGTACGTGCTGGCGCACGCGCCGGACGAGCGGCTGGCGAAGATGGCGGTGTTCGACGTGGTCGTCAACAACGCCGACCGCAAGGGCGGGCACGTGCTGCCCGGCACCGACGGCCGGCTGTACGGGGTGGACCACGGCGTGTGCTTCCACGCCGAGGACAAGCTGCGCACCGTCCTGTGGGGCTGGGCCGGCGAGCCGCTGCCGGCCGGTGTCACGGACACCCTCCGCGAGCTGCGCGACGCGCTGGCCGGCCCGCTCGGCGACCAGCTGGCCGAACACCTGACCCGGCCCGAGGTGCGGGCCACCCGGCTGCGCGCCGACCGGCTGCTGGCCGGCGGCCGGTTCCCGATGCCCGGCGACGACTGGCCGGCCCTGCCCTGGCCCCCGGTCTGA
- the metH gene encoding methionine synthase, whose product MANAKLLDIVRDRVLLADGGMGTMLQAADPTLDDFQGHEGCNEILNVTRPEVVRGIHDAYFAAGSDCVETNTFGANFGNLGEYGIVERTAELAEAGARLAREVADGWASPDRPRFVLGSMGPGTKLPTLGHAPFATLRDSYQQAAAGLIAGGADALIVETCQDLLQAKSAVIGAKRAMAAAGLTVPLICHVTVETTGTMLVGSEIGAALTALEPLGVDFIGLNCATGPAEMAEHLRYLSQHARARLSVMPNAGLPELTPDGARYPLTPDELAEALHEFVSDYGASLVGGCCGTTPEHLARVAERVAGLTPAPRTPGSEPGVSSMYHHVPFRQDAGVLMIAERTNANGSKVFREKMLAGDFTGCVEIARDQARSGSHLLDLCIDYVGRDGSVDMREIAGRFATASTLPIMLDSTEPAVIEAGLEALGGRCVVNSVNYEDGDGPESRFARAMPIIREHGAAVVALTIDEDGQARTAEWKERVAVRLIEDLTTNWGLSTADILVDCLTFPVSTGQEETRRDALETIEAIRRIHARYPEVNFTLGVSNVSFGLNPAARQVLNSVFLHECVQVGLSSAIVHASKILPMSKIPDEQREVALDLVYDRRREGYDPLQKLIEMFEGVDAASARASRAEELAALPLTERLKRRIIDGERNGLDDDLATALAEGYKALDIVNDILLDGMKVVGDLFGSGQMQLPFVLQSAEVMKAAVAYLEPHMEATDDSGKGTIVLATVKGDVHDIGKNLVDIILSNNGYTVVNIGIKQPIAAILEAAEQHQADVIGMSGLLVKSTVVMKDNLAEMMARGLHSRWPVMLGGAALTRAYVEDDLRGQFDGDVHYAKDAFEGLSLMDKVMTARRGGAPVVDPEREAQLAKRRERRARQQAMVTDTAPDLYDASVRSDVATDVAVPRPPFFGTRVAKGIPLGDYAAMLDERATFLGQWGLKPTRGGDGPSYEELADSEGRPRLRYWLDRLAADKVIEAAVVYGYFPCYSEGNDLVVLDENGHSERARFTLPRQRRERRLCIADYFRPKESGELDVVAFQLVTVGEAISDYTAKLFADNAYRDYLEVHGLSVQLAEALAEYWHRRIRTELVLPGGESVAASDPGDLAGMLKTDYRGCRYAFGYSACPDLEERAKVVSLLDPERINVSLSEEYQLTPEQSTDALVVHHPEASYFNAR is encoded by the coding sequence GTGGCAAACGCGAAGCTCTTGGACATCGTCCGTGACCGGGTGCTGCTCGCCGACGGCGGGATGGGCACCATGCTGCAGGCCGCCGACCCCACCCTGGACGACTTCCAGGGGCACGAGGGCTGCAACGAGATCCTCAACGTGACCAGGCCCGAGGTGGTGCGCGGCATCCACGACGCATACTTCGCGGCCGGCTCCGACTGCGTCGAGACGAACACGTTCGGTGCGAACTTCGGCAACCTCGGTGAGTACGGCATCGTCGAGCGCACCGCGGAGCTCGCCGAGGCGGGCGCCCGGCTGGCCCGCGAGGTGGCCGACGGCTGGGCCAGCCCGGATCGGCCGAGGTTCGTGCTCGGCTCGATGGGCCCCGGCACCAAGCTGCCCACCCTCGGCCACGCGCCCTTCGCGACGCTGCGCGACTCGTACCAGCAGGCCGCCGCCGGCCTGATCGCCGGCGGCGCGGACGCGCTGATCGTGGAGACCTGCCAGGACCTGCTGCAGGCCAAGTCCGCGGTGATCGGGGCCAAGCGCGCGATGGCGGCCGCCGGCCTGACGGTACCGCTGATCTGCCACGTCACGGTCGAGACGACCGGCACCATGCTGGTCGGCAGCGAGATCGGCGCCGCGCTCACCGCGCTGGAGCCGCTCGGCGTCGACTTCATCGGCCTCAACTGCGCGACCGGGCCGGCCGAGATGGCCGAGCACCTGCGCTACCTGTCCCAGCACGCCCGGGCGCGGCTGTCGGTGATGCCCAACGCCGGGCTGCCGGAGCTGACCCCGGACGGCGCGCGCTACCCGCTGACCCCGGACGAGCTCGCCGAGGCGCTGCACGAGTTCGTGTCCGACTACGGCGCGTCGCTGGTCGGCGGGTGCTGCGGCACCACGCCCGAGCACCTCGCCCGGGTCGCCGAGCGGGTCGCCGGCCTCACCCCGGCGCCGCGGACGCCGGGCAGTGAGCCCGGCGTCTCCTCGATGTACCACCACGTGCCGTTCCGGCAGGACGCCGGCGTGCTGATGATCGCCGAGCGGACCAACGCCAACGGCTCGAAGGTGTTCCGGGAGAAGATGCTCGCCGGTGACTTCACCGGCTGCGTGGAGATCGCCCGGGACCAGGCCCGCTCCGGTTCGCACCTGCTCGACCTGTGCATCGACTACGTCGGCCGGGACGGCAGCGTGGACATGCGCGAGATCGCCGGCCGGTTCGCCACCGCGAGCACGCTGCCGATCATGCTCGACTCGACCGAGCCGGCGGTGATCGAGGCCGGCCTGGAGGCGCTGGGCGGCCGGTGCGTGGTCAACTCGGTCAACTACGAGGACGGCGACGGGCCGGAGTCCCGGTTCGCCCGGGCCATGCCGATCATCCGCGAGCACGGTGCGGCGGTGGTCGCCCTGACCATCGACGAGGACGGGCAGGCCCGCACCGCGGAGTGGAAGGAACGCGTCGCGGTCCGGTTGATCGAGGACCTGACCACCAACTGGGGCCTGTCGACGGCGGACATTCTGGTCGACTGCCTGACCTTCCCGGTGTCCACCGGCCAGGAGGAGACTCGGCGCGACGCGCTGGAGACGATCGAGGCGATCCGCCGCATCCATGCCCGGTACCCGGAGGTCAACTTCACCCTGGGCGTGTCGAACGTGTCGTTCGGGCTCAACCCGGCGGCCCGGCAGGTGCTCAACTCGGTGTTCCTGCACGAGTGCGTGCAGGTCGGGCTGTCCTCGGCGATCGTGCACGCGAGCAAGATCCTGCCGATGTCGAAGATCCCGGACGAGCAGCGCGAGGTCGCGCTCGACCTGGTGTACGACCGGCGGCGGGAGGGCTACGACCCGCTGCAGAAACTCATCGAGATGTTCGAGGGCGTCGACGCGGCGTCGGCCCGGGCCAGCCGGGCCGAGGAGCTCGCCGCGCTGCCGCTGACCGAGCGGCTCAAACGCCGCATCATCGACGGCGAGCGCAACGGCCTGGACGACGACCTCGCCACCGCGCTGGCCGAGGGGTACAAGGCGCTGGACATCGTCAACGACATCCTGCTGGACGGGATGAAGGTGGTCGGTGACCTGTTCGGCTCCGGGCAGATGCAGCTGCCGTTCGTGTTGCAGTCGGCCGAGGTGATGAAGGCCGCAGTGGCCTACCTGGAGCCGCACATGGAGGCCACCGACGACTCCGGCAAGGGCACGATCGTGCTGGCCACCGTCAAGGGCGACGTGCACGACATCGGCAAGAACCTGGTCGACATCATCCTGTCCAACAACGGGTACACGGTCGTCAACATCGGCATCAAGCAGCCGATCGCGGCGATCCTGGAGGCGGCCGAGCAGCACCAGGCCGACGTGATCGGGATGTCCGGCCTGCTGGTCAAGTCGACCGTGGTGATGAAGGACAACCTGGCCGAGATGATGGCGCGCGGGCTGCACTCGCGGTGGCCGGTGATGCTCGGCGGCGCCGCGCTGACCCGGGCGTACGTGGAGGACGACCTGCGCGGCCAGTTCGACGGCGACGTGCACTACGCCAAGGACGCGTTCGAGGGTCTGTCGCTGATGGACAAGGTGATGACCGCCCGGCGTGGCGGTGCGCCGGTCGTCGACCCGGAACGCGAGGCGCAGCTGGCGAAGCGCCGTGAGCGGCGCGCCCGGCAGCAGGCGATGGTCACCGACACCGCCCCCGACCTGTACGACGCGTCGGTGCGCTCGGACGTCGCGACCGACGTGGCGGTGCCGCGACCGCCGTTCTTCGGTACCCGGGTGGCGAAGGGCATCCCGCTGGGCGACTACGCGGCGATGCTGGACGAGCGCGCCACCTTCCTCGGGCAGTGGGGCCTCAAGCCGACCCGCGGCGGTGACGGCCCGTCGTACGAGGAGCTCGCCGACTCCGAGGGCCGCCCCCGGCTGCGCTACTGGCTGGACCGGCTGGCCGCCGACAAGGTCATCGAGGCGGCCGTGGTGTACGGCTACTTCCCGTGCTACTCGGAGGGCAACGACCTGGTCGTGCTGGACGAGAACGGGCACTCCGAGCGGGCCCGGTTCACCCTGCCGCGGCAGCGCCGCGAGCGGCGGCTGTGCATCGCCGACTACTTCCGCCCGAAGGAGTCCGGCGAGCTGGACGTGGTGGCGTTCCAGCTGGTCACGGTCGGCGAGGCGATCAGCGACTACACCGCGAAGCTGTTCGCCGACAACGCCTACCGCGACTACCTGGAGGTGCACGGGCTGTCGGTGCAGCTCGCCGAGGCGCTCGCCGAGTACTGGCACCGCCGGATCCGGACCGAGCTGGTGCTGCCCGGCGGGGAGAGCGTCGCGGCGTCCGACCCGGGTGATCTGGCCGGCATGTTGAAGACCGACTACCGCGGCTGCCGGTACGCGTTCGGTTACTCGGCCTGCCCCGACCTGGAGGAGCGGGCGAAGGTCGTCTCGCTGCTCGACCCGGAGCGGATCAACGTCTCGCTGTCCGAGGAGTACCAGCTGACCCCGGAGCAGTCGACCGACGCGCTCGTCGTGCACCACCCGGAGGCCAGCTACTTCAACGCCCGCTGA
- a CDS encoding DUF3090 domain-containing protein, producing the protein MSRQVYDFEPPERFVAGTVGEPGDRTFFLQARGGGRVISVALEKIQVTLLADKLEELLAEAARRFDADIPDSPDPLPTDNEPLDTPLDEEFRVGTLGLAWDSDDNTVLIEAVAAGAEGELPAEEDEEPAGSDLDDETRDLLRVRLGPRQVRAFIERARRVVSAGRPPCPLCGLPLDPDGHLCPRQNGYHRMVPSGE; encoded by the coding sequence ATGTCACGCCAGGTCTATGACTTCGAGCCACCGGAGCGGTTCGTCGCCGGCACGGTCGGCGAGCCCGGTGACCGGACGTTCTTCCTGCAGGCCCGCGGGGGCGGCCGGGTGATCAGCGTCGCCCTGGAGAAGATCCAGGTCACGCTGCTCGCGGACAAGCTGGAGGAGCTGCTGGCCGAGGCGGCCCGCCGGTTCGACGCCGACATTCCCGACTCGCCGGACCCGCTGCCCACCGACAACGAGCCGCTGGACACCCCGCTCGACGAGGAGTTCCGGGTCGGCACCCTCGGCCTCGCCTGGGACTCCGACGACAACACGGTGCTGATCGAGGCGGTCGCCGCCGGCGCGGAGGGTGAGCTGCCCGCCGAGGAGGACGAGGAGCCGGCCGGCTCCGACCTCGACGACGAGACCCGCGACCTGCTGCGGGTACGGCTCGGGCCCCGCCAGGTTCGGGCGTTCATCGAGCGTGCCCGCCGGGTGGTGTCCGCCGGTCGGCCGCCGTGCCCGCTGTGCGGCCTGCCGCTCGACCCGGACGGTCACCTCTGCCCGCGGCAGAACGGCTACCACCGGATGGTCCCGAGCGGCGAGTGA
- a CDS encoding GntR family transcriptional regulator, with product MTINPGTAEAPSRQIAEHLRAAIRSGSLQPGDRLPSIPSLSASYGVARQTVQRAFDQLRVEGLVLTKPGSGTFVRGSRRQMHRLSRSRYGRARGYHRDMPVRYRQHLISAGTEACPDDVARAFGVEVGTRLVLRRHVLYLGDQPAEVGASWLLPADVAGSGLDTLDAPRGPLYLAVEEATGRRYTKASDHITARQPSRTEAELLHIRPDTPVLALLHVARDEQGAVLEVSQATWPGPGTMLVDEYPVPQGPDRPDPREDDGGFDIVLA from the coding sequence GTGACGATCAACCCCGGTACGGCGGAGGCACCCAGCAGGCAGATCGCCGAGCACCTGCGGGCGGCGATCCGCTCCGGTTCGCTGCAACCCGGCGACCGGCTGCCCTCGATCCCCTCACTGTCGGCGAGCTACGGGGTGGCCCGGCAGACCGTGCAGCGCGCGTTCGACCAGTTGCGGGTCGAGGGGCTGGTGCTGACCAAGCCCGGCTCCGGCACGTTCGTGCGTGGCAGCCGGCGGCAGATGCACCGGCTGTCCCGCTCCCGGTACGGGCGCGCCCGGGGTTACCACCGCGACATGCCGGTGCGCTACCGCCAGCACCTCATCTCGGCCGGCACCGAGGCCTGTCCCGACGACGTGGCCCGCGCGTTCGGGGTCGAGGTCGGCACCCGGCTGGTGCTACGCCGGCACGTGCTCTACCTGGGTGACCAGCCGGCGGAGGTCGGCGCGAGCTGGTTGCTTCCGGCCGATGTCGCCGGCAGCGGGCTGGACACGCTCGACGCGCCGCGCGGTCCGCTCTACCTGGCCGTCGAGGAGGCCACCGGGCGGCGCTACACGAAGGCGAGCGACCACATCACGGCGCGCCAGCCGAGTCGAACCGAGGCGGAGCTGCTGCACATCCGGCCGGACACCCCGGTACTGGCGCTGCTGCACGTGGCCCGCGACGAGCAGGGCGCGGTGCTGGAGGTCAGCCAGGCCACCTGGCCGGGGCCGGGCACCATGCTGGTCGACGAGTACCCGGTGCCGCAGGGCCCGGACCGCCCCGATCCGCGCGAGGACGACGGCGGCTTCGACATCGTCCTGGCCTGA
- a CDS encoding class I SAM-dependent methyltransferase, producing MDWVPEFYSTTGRWWAPALAAVGEQERARAELVGRICGPGPYRILELGAGYGNTAAALAERGHQVTAVEISDRAEHAERHAGPRLRVVHDDFYAVQLPGDHDVVCYFNGFGIGTDADQRRLLRRISAEWLRPGGHALIDVMNPFVWARWAGDREHRDADPARGYAYTVDERTDFDPVHSRYTDTWWETDRPDDAITQVGRCYTPADLMLLLEGTDLAVARLFVDGIELDLDGDHVGHAPLLHQAHEYLAVLRHTAASAAQTRRSQPVSGR from the coding sequence ATGGACTGGGTACCGGAGTTCTACTCGACGACGGGGCGCTGGTGGGCGCCCGCCCTCGCCGCCGTCGGCGAGCAGGAGCGTGCGCGCGCCGAGCTCGTCGGCCGGATCTGTGGCCCCGGGCCGTACCGCATCCTCGAACTCGGCGCCGGGTACGGCAACACGGCCGCGGCGCTCGCCGAACGCGGGCACCAGGTGACCGCGGTGGAGATCAGCGACCGGGCCGAGCACGCGGAGCGGCACGCCGGGCCGCGGCTGCGGGTGGTCCACGACGACTTCTACGCCGTCCAGCTGCCCGGCGATCACGACGTGGTGTGCTACTTCAATGGCTTCGGGATCGGCACCGACGCCGACCAGCGCAGGCTGCTGCGCCGGATCAGCGCGGAGTGGCTGCGACCGGGCGGGCACGCACTGATCGACGTGATGAACCCGTTCGTCTGGGCGCGCTGGGCCGGTGACCGGGAACACCGGGACGCCGACCCAGCGCGCGGCTACGCCTACACCGTGGACGAGCGCACCGACTTCGACCCGGTGCACAGCCGCTACACCGACACCTGGTGGGAGACCGACCGACCGGACGACGCGATCACCCAGGTCGGCCGGTGCTACACACCGGCCGACCTGATGCTGCTACTGGAAGGCACCGATCTGGCCGTCGCCAGGCTGTTCGTCGACGGCATCGAGCTGGACCTCGACGGCGATCACGTCGGGCACGCGCCGCTGCTGCACCAGGCGCACGAGTACCTCGCCGTGCTGCGGCACACCGCCGCGTCCGCAGCACAGACGCGGCGGTCGCAGCCGGTCAGCGGGCGTTGA